The following proteins are co-located in the Streptomyces sp. NBC_01198 genome:
- a CDS encoding Na+/H+ antiporter produces the protein MSLEIIVVLLAAVLLLTWLARTLKMTEPVVLLLGGVLLGLIPQFRGIHLPAELVLLIFLPPLLYVESLSISLRQIVQNLRVIVILSVGLVLVTAFTVAAVAHAFGMAWPVAFVLGGVLAPTDATAVNGVSRGLPRRALTTLKAESLINDGTALVIYALAVDTAASSGEFDWGYAVGRFFGSYAGGIAIGAAVGWLVILLRRRVRDTEIERGLSVFTPFAAYLPAEAADVSGVLAVVVAGLMVSWASPLLISARSRVPTMAFWRVTTFLLNGILFVLVGVQLPDAVGGLKSFRAGEAVALMAAVSATVILTRILYVNASPYAIRLLDRRPQQRRRRMTFRQRIPGSWGGVRGAISLAAALAVPLHTHSGARFPDRDVIVFVTAGVIAVTLVVQGQTMPWAIRLARFPVDADEGEEEVLARRSIDQRALSDLPAHAARLDSPRELTEQLAGELKDHSRNLRRGGFFATYRVEYHLRRALLDSKRVALVELRNAREIDDEVLRRVQETLDGEETRLELAKRAAHISDAAYRRAHEAPATGESPHPADPEG, from the coding sequence ATGAGCCTGGAGATCATCGTCGTCCTGCTGGCCGCCGTGCTGCTGCTGACGTGGCTCGCCCGGACGTTGAAGATGACGGAACCGGTCGTCCTGCTCCTGGGGGGCGTCCTGCTGGGGCTCATCCCGCAGTTCCGGGGGATCCATCTGCCCGCAGAGCTGGTGCTGCTGATCTTCCTGCCGCCCCTTCTCTACGTGGAGTCGCTGTCGATCTCCCTGCGGCAGATCGTGCAGAATCTCCGGGTCATCGTCATCCTGTCGGTCGGTCTCGTGCTGGTGACCGCGTTCACGGTCGCCGCCGTCGCCCACGCGTTCGGGATGGCCTGGCCGGTGGCGTTCGTGCTGGGCGGGGTGCTCGCTCCCACGGACGCCACGGCGGTGAACGGCGTGTCGCGTGGACTGCCCCGCAGGGCGCTGACGACCCTGAAGGCCGAGAGCCTGATCAACGACGGCACGGCGCTGGTCATCTACGCCCTCGCCGTCGACACCGCCGCCTCGTCCGGGGAGTTCGACTGGGGCTACGCCGTGGGGCGCTTCTTCGGCAGTTACGCCGGGGGCATCGCCATCGGCGCGGCGGTCGGGTGGCTGGTGATCCTGCTGCGGCGCCGGGTCCGCGACACCGAGATCGAGCGCGGGCTGAGCGTCTTCACGCCCTTCGCCGCCTACCTGCCCGCCGAGGCGGCCGACGTGTCCGGGGTCCTCGCGGTCGTGGTGGCCGGGCTGATGGTCAGCTGGGCGAGCCCGCTGCTGATCAGTGCCAGGAGCCGCGTTCCCACGATGGCCTTCTGGCGCGTGACCACCTTCCTGCTCAACGGGATCCTCTTCGTCCTGGTCGGTGTGCAACTCCCGGACGCCGTCGGAGGGCTGAAGTCCTTCCGGGCGGGGGAGGCGGTCGCGCTGATGGCGGCGGTGAGCGCGACGGTGATCCTCACGCGGATCCTGTACGTCAACGCGTCGCCGTACGCGATCCGGCTGCTGGACCGGCGCCCTCAGCAACGAAGAAGGCGCATGACCTTCCGGCAGCGCATCCCCGGCTCGTGGGGAGGTGTCCGTGGCGCCATCTCGCTCGCGGCGGCCCTCGCGGTTCCGCTCCACACGCACAGCGGCGCCCGGTTCCCTGACCGGGACGTCATCGTCTTCGTGACCGCGGGGGTCATCGCCGTCACGCTCGTGGTGCAGGGCCAGACCATGCCATGGGCGATCCGCCTCGCCCGCTTTCCCGTCGACGCCGACGAAGGCGAGGAAGAGGTCCTCGCCCGCCGCAGTATCGATCAGCGGGCGCTGTCCGACCTCCCCGCCCACGCGGCGCGGCTCGACTCCCCCCGGGAGCTCACCGAGCAGTTGGCGGGCGAGCTGAAGGACCACTCGCGGAATCTGCGGCGCGGCGGCTTCTTCGCCACCTACCGGGTGGAGTACCACCTGCGCCGAGCCCTTCTCGACAGCAAACGTGTCGCCCTGGTGGAGCTGCGGAACGCCCGGGAGATCGACGACGAGGTGCTGCGCCGGGTGCAGGAGACCCTCGACGGTGAGGAGACCCGGCTGGAGCTGGCCAAGAGGGCCGCCCACATCAGCGACGCCGCCTACCGGCGGGCCCATGAGGCTCCCGCGACCGGCGAGTCCCCCCACCCGGCCGATCCGGAGGGGTGA
- a CDS encoding cysteine hydrolase family protein: MTADAMPYPPGETALLLVDPYNDFLSDGGKMWPRAREVAEGVHLLDHMRAALAAARGQGCHVFIVPHHQWAQCDYLSWEYLSPTQQNAMRDQTFAQGSWGAEWHPDFQPREGEIVIRQHWSSSGFANTDLDLMLKQHRVRRIVLIGMKANTCVDTTARFGQELGYHVTLLSDAIGAFTWEEMAATFDINAPQYAHAVLTTEEFVTLLEAPPPGPASP; this comes from the coding sequence ATGACCGCCGACGCCATGCCCTACCCTCCCGGGGAGACGGCCCTGCTGCTCGTCGACCCGTACAACGACTTCCTTTCCGACGGGGGGAAGATGTGGCCGCGGGCCAGGGAAGTCGCAGAAGGCGTCCACCTGCTCGACCATATGCGCGCCGCCCTGGCCGCCGCGCGTGGCCAGGGCTGCCACGTCTTCATCGTGCCGCACCACCAGTGGGCCCAGTGCGACTATCTGAGCTGGGAGTATCTGTCCCCGACGCAGCAGAACGCCATGAGGGACCAGACGTTCGCGCAGGGCAGTTGGGGAGCAGAATGGCACCCGGACTTCCAGCCGCGAGAGGGCGAGATCGTCATTCGCCAGCACTGGTCGTCGAGCGGCTTCGCCAACACCGACCTGGATCTGATGCTCAAGCAGCACCGGGTCCGCAGAATCGTGCTCATCGGGATGAAGGCGAATACGTGCGTGGACACCACCGCGCGTTTCGGGCAGGAACTGGGATATCACGTGACGCTCCTGAGCGACGCCATCGGTGCCTTCACCTGGGAGGAGATGGCGGCGACCTTCGACATCAACGCGCCGCAGTACGCCCACGCGGTCCTCACCACCGAGGAGTTCGTCACTCTGCTGGAAGCGCCGCCACCGGGGCCGGCGTCCCCCTGA
- a CDS encoding enoyl-CoA hydratase/isomerase family protein, which yields MSNDAQFQVHEVSPSYWQVTFANGEINLYDVDSVEQLADLLTRIEQAPDLTVVVFRSANPDFFMAHWDMLSDQDRVAAMQPGPTGLHPYADNLVRLSRVPAVTVASIDGRARGAGSEFVLATDIRFAGPGAVLGQFEVATGSIPGGNPMGRLARLVGRGRAMEILLGADDFPAELAAAYGYVNRVLRAGELDGFVDAFARRIAGFDKVAVAGVKALVDAGAAIPDEEAAASLASFFRTSGRPENADRVRRLFDRGLQRPDGAELDLGRQVAEQS from the coding sequence ATGAGCAACGACGCGCAGTTCCAGGTGCACGAGGTGTCACCGTCGTACTGGCAGGTGACCTTCGCCAACGGGGAGATCAACCTCTACGACGTCGACAGCGTGGAGCAGCTGGCCGACCTGCTGACGCGGATCGAGCAGGCACCTGATCTCACCGTGGTGGTGTTCCGGAGTGCCAACCCCGACTTCTTCATGGCGCACTGGGACATGCTCTCCGACCAGGACCGGGTGGCCGCCATGCAGCCGGGTCCCACCGGACTGCACCCTTACGCCGACAACCTGGTCCGCCTGAGCCGGGTGCCCGCGGTGACGGTCGCGTCGATCGACGGGCGCGCCCGGGGCGCGGGCAGCGAGTTCGTGCTCGCCACCGACATCAGGTTCGCCGGTCCCGGGGCGGTGCTCGGGCAGTTCGAGGTGGCCACCGGGTCCATCCCCGGGGGCAACCCGATGGGGCGGCTGGCCCGGCTGGTGGGCCGCGGGCGCGCCATGGAGATCCTGCTCGGGGCCGACGACTTCCCGGCCGAGCTGGCTGCCGCCTACGGGTACGTCAACCGGGTCCTGCGGGCCGGCGAGCTCGACGGCTTCGTGGACGCCTTCGCCCGCCGGATCGCGGGCTTCGACAAGGTGGCGGTGGCCGGCGTGAAGGCCCTGGTCGACGCCGGGGCGGCCATTCCCGACGAGGAGGCGGCGGCCAGCCTGGCGAGCTTCTTCCGCACCTCCGGCCGCCCGGAGAACGCCGACCGGGTGCGCCGCCTGTTCGACCGCGGCCTGCAGCGGCCGGACGGCGCGGAACTCGACCTCGGCCGGCAGGTCGCCGAGCAGTCCTGA
- a CDS encoding ATP-binding SpoIIE family protein phosphatase translates to MTGGDVLVLIDEAGRVIECGRPAEELLGCSAEDAVGRQVTALLPEVAADDEVRRAGFPAATAALVRPVLRGSSVVWRVLAAGDDMPGRDAAILRALFAPSPVGLHVLDDQLRVVGTGADRHVPGDLPAGHLAGRRFTELFEREGSEEESAVAHEVLRSGQPLVNRLVRGLRVPGKPGRRTHSVSYFRLEGPDGEVAGLVASEADVTEREKAQARLTLLDNVRARVGHRRNLGAVCRELAEALVPAFASSAVIEVIEDIVRGDEPPSVPVQPDIPLRRAAFAGPAPAHATGEVHPMPAGTPFSEVLADLRPRLLAIGDDTPWLAADPARAEVIRRCGAHSLIVAPLVVQGLALGVVSFYRDAGREAFEEADLMVATGVCAHAALCIDNVTRYMREWVVAQTVQRRLLSQEPAERTGLELAHVHLPRPEGGGAWFDAIPLPGARTALIVGDVAGEGITAAITMGLLRTAVHTLTALDLRPDELLARLNDTATRLAAGYAPSDLPDHEPLTANCTVAIYDPVDLTCTVACAGVPEPLSILPDGTSAGLPVTAGPPLAGPGEAPFPAATVDLPEGSVLAIGTADIADEVTAPTGPLRPLLDAVRERSLQDVCDSVAAALGIGDGPGEPLLLLARTAALPHDHVLTRDLPADPGAAPIAREAARRQLELWGVDEETRYTTELIVSELVGNAVRYGDAPLRLRLILGTTLTCEVSDGATSAPHVQHARTIDETGRGLFILATLADRWGARYHPGGKTVWAELPAGSRA, encoded by the coding sequence ATGACCGGCGGTGACGTGCTGGTTCTCATCGACGAGGCCGGCCGGGTGATCGAGTGCGGGCGTCCGGCCGAGGAACTGCTCGGGTGTTCCGCCGAGGACGCCGTCGGCCGGCAGGTGACCGCGCTCCTCCCGGAGGTCGCCGCCGACGACGAGGTGCGCAGGGCAGGTTTCCCCGCGGCCACCGCGGCACTGGTCAGGCCGGTGCTCCGGGGCTCCTCCGTGGTCTGGCGGGTGCTCGCGGCCGGGGACGACATGCCGGGGCGGGACGCGGCGATCCTGCGGGCGCTGTTCGCGCCGTCCCCGGTGGGCCTGCACGTCCTCGACGACCAGCTGCGCGTGGTGGGTACGGGCGCCGACCGGCACGTGCCCGGTGACCTGCCGGCCGGGCATCTGGCGGGCCGGCGTTTCACCGAGCTGTTCGAGCGTGAGGGGTCCGAGGAGGAGTCCGCGGTCGCGCACGAGGTGCTGCGCAGCGGGCAGCCGCTGGTGAACCGGCTCGTCCGCGGCCTGCGGGTGCCGGGCAAGCCCGGGCGGCGTACGCACTCGGTGTCGTACTTCCGTCTTGAGGGCCCCGACGGCGAGGTGGCCGGTCTGGTCGCGTCCGAGGCCGACGTCACCGAGCGCGAGAAGGCCCAGGCCCGGCTGACCCTGCTGGACAACGTCCGCGCGCGGGTGGGGCACCGGCGGAACCTGGGGGCGGTCTGCCGGGAGCTGGCGGAAGCGCTGGTGCCGGCGTTCGCGAGCAGCGCCGTCATCGAGGTGATCGAGGACATCGTCCGCGGCGACGAGCCGCCCTCGGTCCCCGTCCAGCCGGACATCCCCCTGCGGCGGGCGGCCTTCGCGGGCCCGGCCCCGGCCCACGCGACCGGGGAGGTGCACCCGATGCCGGCCGGCACGCCCTTCTCCGAGGTGCTCGCGGACCTGCGGCCGCGCCTGCTGGCGATCGGCGACGACACCCCCTGGCTGGCCGCGGATCCGGCCCGCGCCGAGGTCATCAGGCGGTGCGGCGCCCACTCCCTGATCGTGGCGCCGCTGGTCGTGCAGGGCCTGGCTCTGGGGGTGGTCAGCTTCTACCGCGACGCGGGGCGCGAGGCCTTCGAGGAAGCCGACCTCATGGTGGCGACCGGGGTGTGCGCGCACGCCGCGCTGTGCATCGACAACGTCACCCGTTACATGCGCGAGTGGGTCGTCGCCCAGACCGTCCAGCGCCGCCTGCTCTCCCAGGAGCCGGCCGAGCGGACAGGGCTGGAACTCGCGCACGTCCACCTGCCCAGGCCCGAGGGCGGCGGGGCCTGGTTCGACGCGATCCCGCTGCCCGGTGCGCGCACCGCGCTGATCGTCGGTGACGTGGCCGGCGAGGGCATCACCGCGGCGATCACCATGGGCTTGCTGCGCACGGCCGTCCACACCCTCACCGCACTGGACCTGCGGCCCGACGAGCTGCTGGCCCGCCTCAACGACACCGCGACCCGGCTGGCCGCCGGATACGCCCCCTCCGATCTCCCGGACCACGAGCCACTGACCGCCAACTGCACGGTGGCGATCTACGACCCGGTCGACCTCACCTGCACGGTCGCCTGCGCCGGCGTCCCCGAACCGCTGAGCATCCTGCCCGACGGCACCTCAGCCGGCCTGCCCGTCACGGCGGGGCCGCCGCTGGCCGGACCGGGCGAGGCGCCGTTCCCCGCGGCGACCGTCGACCTCCCGGAGGGCAGCGTCCTGGCCATCGGCACGGCCGACATCGCCGACGAGGTGACGGCGCCCACCGGCCCGCTGCGCCCGCTCCTGGACGCAGTCCGTGAGCGGTCGCTGCAGGACGTGTGCGACAGCGTCGCCGCCGCGCTCGGGATCGGCGACGGCCCCGGCGAGCCGCTGCTGCTCCTCGCGCGGACGGCGGCGCTGCCCCACGACCACGTGCTGACCCGCGACCTGCCCGCGGACCCCGGGGCGGCGCCGATCGCCCGGGAGGCGGCCCGCCGCCAGCTGGAGCTGTGGGGGGTGGACGAGGAGACGAGGTACACCACAGAACTCATCGTCAGCGAGCTCGTCGGGAACGCCGTCCGCTACGGCGACGCTCCGCTGCGGCTGCGGCTCATCCTCGGGACGACGCTGACCTGCGAGGTCAGCGACGGGGCGACCAGCGCTCCGCACGTGCAGCACGCCCGGACCATCGACGAGACCGGCAGGGGGCTGTTCATCCTGGCGACCCTCGCGGACCGCTGGGGTGCCCGCTATCACCCGGGGGGAAAGACGGTGTGGGCCGAGCTGCCCGCGGGGAGCCGCGCGTAG
- a CDS encoding isoafricanol synthase — MSDETASGPVRSGRYDPTRRAAAVRIPFPARLNLHAERARQHTLQWVQAMGLLTGDVAAAEYDALRLERLMAYFYPDATAPDLELAADFNAWFFIFDDQFDGGLGTRPAEIRRVVDALAATMTLDGAGPLPGAEEELPAPGAEEALSSEAAGTPLVRGFRDIWLRSTTGTPGSWRLRFRAHWRAYLAAHEGEAHHRNADRLPTLDQFLEIRRESIGVRPCLDFTERCGGYALPDDLHDSPALREMREITGDVVIFVNDIISLVKELAAGDVNNSVVVHGAHKGCTVEESVEHISALANARTARFARLAAALPGTLAERGVPRQTREHVDHYVDGMRHLMAGNLTWSLATSRYDETGVAAVSDGRRRPWSRLTTALDAAAPPHRTGAA; from the coding sequence ATGTCAGACGAGACCGCTTCCGGCCCCGTACGCTCCGGCCGCTACGACCCCACCCGGCGTGCCGCAGCCGTCAGGATCCCCTTCCCGGCCCGGCTGAACCTGCACGCCGAGCGGGCCAGGCAGCACACCCTGCAGTGGGTGCAGGCCATGGGCCTGCTCACCGGGGACGTCGCGGCAGCCGAATACGACGCCCTGCGGCTGGAGCGGCTGATGGCGTACTTCTACCCCGACGCCACCGCGCCCGACCTGGAGCTGGCCGCCGACTTCAACGCCTGGTTCTTCATCTTCGACGACCAGTTCGACGGGGGCCTCGGCACGCGCCCCGCGGAGATACGGCGGGTGGTGGACGCCCTGGCCGCCACGATGACGCTGGACGGCGCCGGCCCGCTGCCGGGCGCGGAGGAGGAGTTACCGGCGCCCGGAGCCGAGGAGGCGCTGTCGTCGGAGGCGGCCGGCACCCCGCTGGTGCGCGGCTTCCGGGACATCTGGCTACGGTCCACCACCGGCACCCCGGGCAGCTGGCGGCTGCGGTTCCGCGCGCACTGGCGGGCGTATCTGGCCGCGCACGAGGGAGAGGCCCACCACCGCAACGCCGACCGGCTGCCGACGCTCGATCAGTTCCTGGAGATCCGGCGGGAGTCCATCGGGGTGCGGCCGTGTCTGGACTTCACCGAGCGGTGCGGCGGCTACGCGCTGCCCGACGACCTGCACGACTCCCCCGCCCTGCGGGAGATGCGGGAGATCACCGGCGACGTGGTGATCTTCGTCAACGACATCATCTCGCTGGTCAAGGAGCTGGCGGCCGGCGACGTCAACAACAGCGTCGTCGTCCACGGCGCCCACAAGGGCTGCACCGTCGAGGAGTCGGTCGAGCACATCAGCGCGCTCGCCAACGCGCGCACCGCCCGCTTCGCCCGGCTGGCCGCCGCCCTGCCCGGCACGCTCGCCGAGCGCGGCGTCCCCCGGCAGACGCGCGAGCACGTCGACCACTACGTGGACGGGATGCGCCATCTGATGGCGGGCAACCTGACCTGGTCGCTGGCGACCTCCCGCTACGACGAGACCGGCGTCGCGGCGGTGAGCGACGGACGGCGGCGCCCCTGGAGCCGGCTCACGACGGCCCTGGACGCGGCGGCGCCGCCGCACCGGACCGGGGCGGCCTGA